In a single window of the Paenibacillus sp. MMS20-IR301 genome:
- a CDS encoding response regulator produces the protein MAYLLALIVDDELEIREGLRSGFPWSDYGIESVLTADDGDTALELALARRPDLIVTDIRMKRMSGLELIGALAREQPDGWKAIVISGYDDFDMVRQAMKLGAMDYILKPINTAELGEVLGRGISRLEQERTDRKNRQLLNDQVDSALPKIRGELLREILEHDYDPYRETRLLHRLRTLQADWIACGPSVVLLLEADDLKAVENREGLRREKELILFGIGNVVKQTLEEDYPEPFILYEDSKQRWVAVLRTAKGEGTERIEELGNLCIERIRDFVKVNASAALCTVPGTMSELHARYAEAEEILEQKAVYGGQRLLTSRGWELETELDNPPITNPDEVLDLIRYGSEADIRAAMNRFYELVQSWSLGQIKDIQQHIFEWLLGIFKKAAQLGWSEQGWQRNPMILWDRLERYDTLESLRGQAELCLLEMARDFAELAASPGQIIQEAERYILQHYADNLTLQSVAAEVHVTPVWLSKLFKKEKHQTFLEYLTEVRMNNAKKMLGEVKYKIYQISSLVGYKDPVHFTKLFKKQAGCTPKEFRKLQGIADE, from the coding sequence GTGGCGTATTTGCTGGCACTTATAGTAGATGATGAACTGGAGATCAGGGAGGGGCTGCGCTCTGGTTTTCCCTGGTCTGACTATGGAATTGAAAGCGTTTTAACGGCTGATGACGGCGATACGGCACTCGAGCTGGCACTGGCCCGTAGACCTGATCTGATTGTGACTGATATCCGCATGAAGCGTATGTCGGGGCTTGAGCTGATCGGGGCGCTTGCCAGAGAACAGCCGGACGGCTGGAAGGCCATTGTCATCAGCGGCTACGACGATTTCGATATGGTCCGCCAGGCGATGAAGCTCGGGGCGATGGATTATATCCTGAAGCCGATTAACACAGCGGAGCTGGGAGAAGTGCTGGGACGCGGCATTTCCCGGCTGGAGCAGGAGCGGACCGACCGGAAGAACCGGCAGCTGCTCAATGATCAGGTCGACAGCGCATTGCCCAAAATCCGCGGTGAGCTGCTGCGCGAAATTCTGGAGCATGATTACGATCCCTACCGGGAGACCCGGCTTCTCCACCGGCTGCGGACGCTTCAGGCTGACTGGATTGCCTGCGGTCCTTCTGTGGTCCTGCTGCTTGAGGCCGACGATCTGAAGGCGGTGGAGAACCGCGAGGGGCTCCGCCGGGAGAAGGAGCTGATTCTGTTCGGCATCGGCAATGTAGTGAAGCAGACGCTGGAGGAGGATTATCCTGAGCCCTTCATCCTGTATGAGGATTCGAAGCAGCGCTGGGTGGCTGTGCTGAGAACCGCCAAGGGGGAAGGCACAGAACGGATCGAGGAGCTGGGCAATCTCTGTATTGAGCGCATCCGTGACTTTGTGAAGGTGAACGCCAGCGCTGCGCTGTGCACGGTTCCGGGTACGATGTCCGAGCTGCATGCCCGGTATGCCGAGGCGGAGGAGATTCTGGAGCAGAAAGCGGTGTACGGGGGGCAGCGCCTTCTGACCAGCCGCGGCTGGGAGCTGGAGACGGAGCTGGACAATCCGCCGATCACGAACCCCGATGAAGTGCTGGACCTTATCCGTTACGGCAGCGAGGCTGACATCCGGGCGGCAATGAACCGTTTCTACGAATTGGTCCAATCCTGGTCCCTCGGCCAGATCAAAGATATCCAGCAGCATATTTTCGAGTGGCTGCTCGGCATCTTCAAGAAGGCAGCCCAACTGGGCTGGAGTGAGCAGGGCTGGCAGCGTAATCCGATGATTCTCTGGGACCGGCTGGAGCGCTATGACACCCTGGAATCGCTGCGCGGCCAGGCGGAGCTCTGCCTGCTGGAGATGGCGCGCGATTTTGCCGAGCTGGCTGCATCCCCCGGACAAATCATTCAGGAGGCGGAGCGGTACATCCTGCAGCACTATGCGGATAATCTTACCCTGCAAAGCGTGGCAGCGGAGGTGCATGTAACTCCGGTCTGGCTCAGCAAGCTGTTCAAGAAGGAGAAGCACCAGACCTTTCTGGAATATCTGACTGAAGTGCGGATGAACAACGCCAAGAAGATGCTCGGCGAAGTGAAATATAAGATCTACCAGATTTCCTCGCTCGTGGGCTATAAGGACCCTGTTCATTTTACCAAGCTGTTCAAAAAACAGGCGGGCTGTACCCCGAAGGAATTCCGCAAGCTGCAGGGTATCGCAGATGAGTAA